In Perca fluviatilis chromosome 19, GENO_Pfluv_1.0, whole genome shotgun sequence, the genomic window tgTGTTGGTATTGAGTGATCATAATCATCCACTTATCATTAAAACCATGACAAACAGGAGCAATGGATGTACATCTCTCCATGTCAGAGTCAGTCTGATTGACATAAAGTCAAGTGATACAGAAGTTAAAGACATAGTTTGGATGTTTTGAAATGGGCTTGTATGAGGTACtgtacttatccatagtcagaGTAGATGGTGGTTGCCATGTCCCCAGAAGAAACAGGCAGGAGTACTGACACAGAAGCGAAGCAATATACTGCTGTTGATGGGGactaactattcctttaaagcatctgtgtgtgtgtgtttttgtttctttgtgacACATAGCTGCGATCTCTCTCAGCATGGTGTTAGGTCTTCAGAGTCACAGTGCTATTGTGTCCTGACCTCTCACATTACAAGCAGTCAATattatggacacacacacacacacacacacacacacacacacacacacacacacacacacacacacacaccacacacacaaacactctacTGGTCCAGGTGGTCAGTATTGTCTCAttgggggagtgtgtgtgtgggggagggggggagggtcaTGGTTCACTGCATGGGAACCAAATGGCTTTCCATTAGCACTCAATGACCAGTAGTCAATATCTGGTAAACACATGTGTATGCACACTTTTTTTGGGGACACAGATTCAGGAGAAATTAAATGTGAATCagtgttttatatattattcTCTTATTGTTGTATTTGATACACAAAATTCATTTtcattagggctgcagctaaaaattattttcattatcaattaatctgctgGTTATTGTCTCCATTGCATGATTGCTCATTCTATAATACGTGTGAAAGTAGTAAAAATTGTGAAGTGAAGTCTTCAAATTGCAGAAACCAAAAATCTACAATACAAAGACAGTCAATATACTGTCAACAcaatttgagaagctggaaccacaATTGTTCAGGTATTGTTGCTTAACAAATTACTTAACAATTGCTTAATTATGAAAATAGTTGGcaataattaattcattaactcATCATCTCTCATCTCAGCTCAAAATGATCTTAAGGCCCACTTTCTAGCTTTTTGTTGCATATATTAGTAGTTATTAAGCAGTAAGTGGCAGTAAAGAGGACCTTAAACTGACTTATACGAGTGCatagttgtttttattttcccagTTTTCTTGTTTGTCATTAGATTTTTAATCAGGTCTTCTAACTTTGATGGGATGAAAGGAACGGTGAAGGACAGGAACATGATGGTATTACTGTAACAAAGAACATGGAGCATCAGCGACAGTGGGCAGAGTTTGGCAGGGTTTAGGTGCACAGTACTACATGGAACCCTGGCAATAAATGTTCTTTTGGTCAACACTGGGTTCAAATGTGGGGGAGGGCTATGTATTTTGTGACTCACTTAAATCTGAACACTGTGTATTTATTGACTGTATAGCATGCTTTTGTGGTGttaaatattgtgtgtgtgtgtgtgtgtgtgtccgcgcaAGTGCTTATTTTTCGTAACACTGGGGTGTACAGTGCTATAACTTGtggacatctttttttttaagattattttttggagctttttccctttattcgtATAATGGATAAacaggaaagagggagagaaagagaggggatgacacgcagcaaatggccgcaggtcggatttgaacctgggccgctgcaaagggTTAAGCCTACACGcgcttactgggtgagctagaggccgcccctggTGGACGTTTTTAATAAAGAAGGGTCCACATTGTGTTCAGACTTAGTAACTGAAGATACATTGATGCAGGATGTGGAAACTTGCTGTTGTTTTAATCACCAAATCGGCACAAGGATTGCAGGATTTTGTTCTTGCATACTTAACTTTTACTTTTCTGGTGATTAGTAAAAAATAATCTCTCTGCACATGAATTTAACTAAAGCAGTGTTTCCAGGAGCAAAATAGAAGTTTTACTAATATTAAGTGTATTACCTACTCTACTATATGTAGATTGTGCCCACCTTTGTTAACAAGTTGTTTCACACTTTATCTCCCCCAAAaactttttccccccccccccccccccctctctaaCCATTTCATTTTTCCTCTCTATTTtccccttcttctttttttctttttttttactgactttCAGAACTGAGTCAGTATGCTGTGATGAAGCCTGAGGCGCATGCTGGGGAAAGATTTTGATGtatattttacacataattgtaacagtaaaataacctttaatttgtttattacgTGCAGCGACTGCTGGGGTTGTAGCTGTTAACATCTTGTGTTTCTCAATAACTAATGTAAGTACTAATGTTAGGAAAGTGGACTGCCACAGTGTCAGTAGAAACTCACAGTATATGTCACCTTTTGTCTGAATTTATGATGACATGTGGCCAtcagtttgttttttcactTGCACAGAATTGTAGGGATGGCACTAATTTACAGATCTGTATGCTCTATTGTGTTTAATGATGGCTTCTGCAGTAAGTAATGTGTAATTACCCTTAAATTCCCTCAGGGCTGCTGACTGATGCCATAAAAGTCTTTTAGGTGTAGATTTTCCAGCGGTGCCGGGCTCCAACAATGATTTGCCTGTTCAAGCAAATTTGCAGTGGAGAGCACAGGCAACCACAAACGTCATTATAAAGCGGGAAATATTTAAATGCACTTGTATAAAATCAACCAGGCAGAAAATACCCCCCTTTCTTATCTCGTCCTCTTTGTAAACTTGGCACAAGCGGTAGACGATGGGAGTGATACGTGACAAAGGCCACGACCCAAAGTCATGATGCATCTCAGTCACCTGGACCAGCATGACTCTCCATTATTGGGACAATTTATTCAATAGCATGTTAATTCTACTGAGAATTAATATAACATATTAATATATGTATAGGACTGCATTAAAAAACAGTGTTTAAATCCAGTTGGTACAGTCTACATTGAAccctttcttttattaattaaactCAACTTGTTTTTCCTTTGTCACAGCAGGTGCTTTTATTGCAGGTTTATGAGCATGAATGTTACGTTTTTATCATGGTTTGTCAATTAAAGGCTACAACAAGAGAATACTACAGCCATGCTATTGGCTCATGCAATGCTTTGAGCTAGCTTAGATTTCTATTTTcctcaacatacagtacatcatgaCCAGCAAACATATATCGATATTTTCATTGATATATAGTTGGGGGAAATTAACTTGGTGGAAGTTGTAATTAATGCAGTATGGGCTCCATCCTGCTGTTATATTACTCTTCATCAAAGCCCTACAAAACTAAGAATGTATTTACTGGACTGACGCCCGCGCCCACCACAGTCACTGTGCAGATAAATCCAACAAAGATCAATCCATTTGCCTTTGGGTCAGCATGGCCATCCGttaaagattttcattgttGGCACCTTCTTCAGTATCACCACCACTATCATCATCACACTAAATAacacacacttactgtatgatggaaaagacaaaaacagaagaaGCAATAGAAAACAAGAGAAAGTTAACATTAACCAAGGCAGATATTTacaaccattcacacacattttcccACACTCTGAGGAATTGATTGGAATTGATCAAATGTAAATGCCATTGATTGGCTCACCCTTTTGTCTGTATCGattggtgcgtgtgtgtgtgtgtgtgtcctaatgtgtatatgtgtgtgtgactcctCTCTTGCTCTTCTGCCCTGCAGCTGCCATGACAAGTCCTGCTTGccagttcaatccccagaccgacaggataaaatctgggaaAGTGAAGGAGCAGCTTGAGCAAGGTGCttaaccccaactgctccagtggagctgctcagtggccagcagatcagactgtggttataCTGGGCAGCTTTccatgtatgaatgtgtaactgtgtgaatgtgatcagggtgttcctgcaaaagagaggcttcctctcagtgaacgttacctaaataaataaaggtaaaaaaaaataaataaaagatcgGATGTTGCTCACTATTCGACCGCACCCACTTGGTCTTACCTCCGAGTGCCCGGCTAAAATTCGTTAAATACCTTGTTGACTTTCGACAGCCAATCACTAGACGCAAAGCTAAATGCAATGAAACATTGAACCTGCTTTGTGGCATTATTCAGATCAAACAGAGCTTGTCCGTcacggggggcgggggggggtaTGTCAGGTAGATGAATGGGTTGTTGCTTCTATGTCAATACTGGCCTCAGATTAGAAAACACTTGTATGTGTCATCCTGGGCTAGAGTGTTGAATTGATATGGAAAGGTAATACAGGACATGTTTTGATATATATAACAGATATAATATAACACAGCTTCTCACACTTACACCATGGCCTCTTACTCTACCACTGGCCAAATGAGAAGTCATCCATGTCTGACACTTGCTGGTCagtttaaaggtgccgtaggtaggattgcgaagatccaggacttagccaaaacatttgaacatcaacaacttctcagtccctttcCACTAAAGaccaaaatggtctcctaagcccctcccctcacaagggagaatgaatgcgtgtgcatgagcagtgattgacacgcagttagacaccccccctggccctgattggtgcatctgaacatggagcggtggatttttgcaaatcgcactacaagctgtaggtggtgccagaggagccagatttatttttttaaatgacctgcttcatgtagttctactcgaacattgggtcagtttcagcaaatatgacagaaagttagttttataagtcttacctactgcacctttaagtcatGGTTAGGTCTGTTTCACCACTGAGAGTTAACTGGTAACATAGCATGAAGCAGCAGTCCTGTTTTGTGGTTACCTGCAGTTTAATACACCTTGCACGTTGATTTATAATGGTGGGTAAGCTTTCAACCAAAACTGTGTTTGAAGTGTCCCGTCATATGACTTCAACAGACATTTTCCAACCAAACAGAAATGTCGATAATACAGTAGTACATaatgacacacacatattcaggGACTACATACCTTACATACAgtgcaaaaacaaaagacaTACAAAGTGAAGACCACATATCTATCGTGGAAAAATATTGTTCACTGAATTTCCTGAagtttttcagaaacacatatGACTCTGCCATCGGAAACAAAAATATGACACCAGCAGAGCTTTTAGGATGATTCATAACTTCAATAGTAGCTCTACTTTCATGCCAGCAGTCATAGTACAAGTGTAGGCGTCAGTTTCGACCAAATTGTGAAGGTCTCAATATCAAATGCACATTCATCTTTCTTACATTGTACATAAGTGGAAATACTAagtttatgtttgttttgtggGTTTTTGGAAAATGAGAAATAATGGGGAATTTGAATGCTTGAATCTTCAAAGTATGATTTTAGTTACAATGTGTGCACTCATTCATTTTGTCTTAACAGCAAATGATACAACACATGGGTAAACAAACATCAACTTGCAACTGTGGAAAGctacaaagagaaagagagagagagagagagagagagggcaaaCATGTTTTCCCAAACATTTATtaaccattttatttttaaattaagttttacaTAACAAATAATGTTATACAGAGATGCATTGACTACAGAGGCCCATGTAggcaaataacaaaacaaaaaacgagtACACATCCAGATAAAAGAGAATTCATAATAAATACAAGTTTTAATACAAGGTAATAATGGGCAGGATATTACACTGCTACAGAGGTGGCCCTATTTCCTGCACATCATTAAAGCCTCTGAGCATTACAGAGTAAAAGGATTTATCAATACTCGAAGTATCTTTAAGACATATTTGGATGCATACTCTCAATATTCTGTCACTCTTTCAGTGTTCATGCAGTAGCCTACAAGCTCAAGATCGGGTTAGAATTACTACACTGAAACACAGCTGTAGACACAGATAGTAGATATAAAGTAAAGCGACAGACAAGAAACAGTGAGACAAGAAACAGTGAGCACAGAATGGGTCTACCAAAAATAGCATTATTTATTGAAATAATTCCTCTAGTTGCTATCTTTTGTTTCATGCAGAAGTACTGAAGTAGAGGCTCATGTGAGAgacagggggagacagagaaaggagAATAGAGCCAATAGAAACCCCACCCATCAGTGGGTGGATATGGAGGAGGAGCACTCATATCAGAAGCATTCAGTAGAGAGAGAACCTTCTAAGAGACGGAGTAAGGGAGGAAGGAAATCTTAGCGCAGACAAAAGCGCTCTTTCTGACTGGAGTTTGTTTACCACTTCACCAAAAGCTCTGGGAtttatttcacttttctttCACTTGTAGACGTTAATGTGTTGCTCACTTTGGACCTGTGGATCCTGTTTGGACTTGCATTGATATTATTAAGCCATATTTATATCACAGCCAACTTGTCATCGTGTTATTTTCGGAGCCAGCGGTGATGTCCCACCACTGACATGCACCACAGGTGAGTCGAGACAGACGGGGCaaaggtgtgtgttgtgtgtttattttttttatttttttgttacaatTACTTTACAAAAATCCAGTTTCCCCTCTGACCGGCATGTCAGCTGTCAAGCTGCAAACAGTCGCAGTTATACCTCATTAatgtttaatggcattttttttaaatagcctaCAGGAAATTAACAATAGCTTTGCTTTGTAATGCTTTCTCTTATTGTGAAATATCACTGTAATCTTACTGAGGAGTCTTTGTCATGAGTTAAAAGTGACTTAAAATCTATATGTTAGTTGCCTTTACTGAGCTTCCTTTTCATATAATATTCCTCCAGTCAGAGTTCTACTTCATGGAGATTTCCTCTTTTCGAAATTGAGAGGGATTTAGGAGTAACGTTACATTAGTGCGTTTTGCCGTTATCCTCTGACTTCGCCGGTATGTTTGGCGCCGCCGCGCACCGGCTTTTAGTTCCTTTTATTAACCCATAACCATAAGTTGAATGTAAACGGCATTTCACTCGCGATAAAAGCTGTATTGGGTCGCATTGTCTTGAGGAATGCAGGATGAACTGCATTTTATTTGCTGAATAGAGTTTTTAGGCAGGCAGGCACTATACATCTCTCTAAACAATGTCAAAACTTATGTGACGATATGTTTTCCTTGTAACAAAAGAGCACATTTTTGTTCATAGATGAGAGGCTTTGTTATTATCGAGGTCACAAAGTGCAGCCGCGTTATAATTCACCACTCCATGACCGGGGACAAATGCACGTGAGATTTCCCATTCTAGTTCACCTGTAGCTCTCCTGATATTAACACCTAATAGGAAAATACCGGACTGTAAAGGATACATTTAAACACTATAATAAACAGTTTATGGAACTCTGTACATGTTCACGCGCTGCCCTGTGGGAGGCGCACATACACCGCTAGGTTTTGAAGACGAAAGCTACAAATACAGTATAGACAGAATGTTCCAAGATACTTACACCGTCCACGTGTCAGCTGCTCaatcatttaaatatatttgcCTAAATAGTAAAGTGAAACCTTATCGTTtaatctgaaataaaaataaaaaattctggAGAGACCGTTCTGTCGTCGACCACGGACGGAGACAAACAAAGCTCATACAGTGATTGTGCAGACTTGCCGCTGAACGGGTCTcgttaaacattttaaacgaCGACACCTGATCAAATGCCTCGTTGCTAGTTTTCTGGTACCGGTGTTTCGGGTTTCCTTTTCTTCCCTCCGTCTGCTTTTCCTTGTCGGCGAGCTGACCGCTGGTTTGATTTGGTGcaatgtctctttctttctacgTACCGCCTGACACGCTTAATACAGTATGTCCCATCGTAGCGCTCGGATCTGCACCAAAACCCCACTGTGAACGTTTTACATTCTCATACGGCTATAGAGGACAGATGTCGCGTCCACTTAAAACGCGGTTGTCGCTGTTTCTCCGTGCGTAATAATGCGTAAAAAACAAGTCACTATTTTCATCAAAGGTGCGTAAAAGTGTTTTTGTCGGTACGTAGAGACTTGGTTCCAAACATCAGTTGGTTATAATTTTAGGTCATTTTGGCACAGAAGTAGGTCATTGCCGCTGGGAATCCTTGCACTTAGGAAACTTCAGTCTGGACAAACAGGAAGCGCTGCATCAAAATATTTTGACGAGACTCTTTTATTAGAATGTCATGTTGAGAGTTTCGGTGATTAAACCTGAACATGACGAGTAGAATcctcaaaatttttttttccttatgcAAATCATAGCATGTAAATAAATGATGCGTTTATAAGTAAAAATGCATCCAAACGATAAAACCAAGAAAGACTGTTTGAGTTGATTTACTCGAAATTTTTAATTTTCAGACGGACTGGTCCGCTGAGACATATTTCTCACCCGGCGCTTCTTTTCcccctttcaaaaaaaaaaaaaaaaaaaaaaaaacacaaaaaaaaaaaaaaaaaaaaacatgcacacacacacacacacacacacacacaaaaaaaaaaaaaaaaaaaaaaaaagatacaccTGCAGCATGGGCATTAACAACCATGGGCATCGTGTACACAATGGGCAACCTATAACCCCCCCTAAGCACAAACACGTAACAACAACTTGACACGTGAGTTAGAATATGGTAACGTTTCATAAAAGACACAAATATTAGCCAGTTTATGGTAGGCACGTCCGCGTTGCCGCGCCAGTCATCGCGATTCCCTGCAAAATTAATGTCATTCAATGACAGAAAACCCGCAGTTCCGAAGGAAAACACACGAGGTCAAGTTCTGACACAGATGTAGCTACACTGTTATATCCAGCTGCATGCTGCTACCCCTCATGCAACAGAGACATGAGGCTGTATAGGCGGTTTGGGCAGAGTGATGAAAGCCCAGACTGACGGTGCCGCTCTGGTTATCCAACAGACCACCAAACCGGTCCGATGGCTCGGCCGCAGTAACGGCAACACAGGGGAGCGAAGGAGATCCACCACCCGTCGGTGCCGCTGGAGCCTCAGCGCAAACCTCCCGTTCAAACGACTCCGGCGAGCGGATTGGCCACACCGATTTCACCGGAGGAAGAGAGCCGGACTCGCCGTCCTGGTGCAGAACCGACAGCCTAGACGTGTTTCAGAAAAGGTCTATATTCCACCTTCCTCGCCGCGCCTCAAGTGGATATTTCTCCTCTGAGGGCGACTCACTGCCGAGCTCCCCGCTCTCCCTGAGGCCAGTGACGGCTGAGAGAGCTACGCAGACTCCGAGCCTCACCGGCCAGGTGATGAACCATGCCCTACAGCGCATGGCTGGGGCGCAGGACGGAGGACCGACGACGCACCAGCAGCACGGTGAGCACAGGCACTTCACATATAGGCGATGATTAACCGCCAACACTGAATACACGCATGTGGAACAGCAGGTT contains:
- the LOC120547507 gene encoding uncharacterized protein LOC120547507 isoform X2, with product MHHRPPNRSDGSAAVTATQGSEGDPPPVGAAGASAQTSRSNDSGERIGHTDFTGGREPDSPSWCRTDSLDVFQKRSIFHLPRRASSGYFSSEGDSLPSSPLSLRPVTAERATQTPSLTGQVMNHALQRMAGAQDGGPTTHQQHAGHAHHVKDNLRTPLARGNETQQGTCRRRQSDERSDALETTSIDCFCSGGWQADIDGL
- the LOC120547507 gene encoding uncharacterized protein LOC120547507 isoform X1, translated to MHHRPPNRSDGSAAVTATQGSEGDPPPVGAAGASAQTSRSNDSGERIGHTDFTGGREPDSPSWCRTDSLDVFQKRSIFHLPRRASSGYFSSEGDSLPSSPLSLRPVTAERATQTPSLTGQVMNHALQRMAGAQDGGPTTHQQHGQSPNPSSTRQRNAAGDMQAEAIGREIRRIGDDFNRLLLLRGVAGRHRRVVIHPNPLPHIHQEPTVLLCVGLLILLIGRIIYLQGSTNSQDNSQV